TCTgcacctgctgctcctctgtTAAATAATGTTGGTCTTGCAGGGCGAGCCGCCGTTCGATATATGTCGCGATATCACTCTCAACAGCACGTTTTGTCAGTCGGATGAGACCTAATGAGGGTCCTCTTAGAGCGTCCACCAAGTGCGGGACAGGCCGGCCGGTTATAACGAGCTTTATTGACTGGGGGCTCATCTGTGCGAGCTCCAtaaggagagggaggaagcCGTTTTGTTCAACGGCGAGCTCGTCCAAGGCATCAAAGACGACGTATGCGCGAGGAAGAGTCAACAGAGCGGAGAGAAACGCCTGCCAGAGTTCCTGGAAAGGGGTGTATTCACTGCTAGACTTCTCCTTCCGCAGGTCATTAAGTCGCGCTTGGAGAGGGATACTATGGCCCAGCAGCTGGTACATGCAGTCCTGGACCAGGTTGTGGGGGTTGCTGTTGGACTTGATGATGCGacgggcgaagaagaagaccacGGGCGCCGTCTCTTCGTCTTTTAATCTCTGGATCAGCCGGGCTGCGACGACTGATTTCCCACTGCCCGGGATTCCCTGGATCCAGAGGCCCCCGGTGGTGGTCTCGGTCGAGTCGTGCCATTTCTGGTACGCTTCAGACTGGACAAGCCAGTCGCCGGTTCCTGGGGCATGGGCATTCAGGTGTTTGCGATACTCGCTGCCGTCGGAGTCGAACTCGGTGGGCGACAGCCACGACCGAATGGCAGCGACGTCTTGGGGAGTGACTGTGACTTCCTCTCCCTTGCTCAGACTGGAGTTCGTTAACGACTGAACCAGATCAGGGAGGAGTACAACTCATTGGGATCATCGGGGGTCTCAACGATGACGAAATCGTCGTGATTCATGTCTGGTGGATGATGGAAGAGCGACGGTGTTCATTGCAGCAGATTTGGTCTTGACTCTTTCATATTTGGCCCCCACGGTGTCAGTCCCAATCTGTCAATACGCCCGTCGATCATCTGTCAGTCCAATAAACAATTTGAGAACATATTATCTCTACGCAGTTATATAGACCTTAATCCTTTTTCCTGTTGTTAGCAATATTTATCCCGGTAAATTTGTATATCGAGCCAGCCTCTCGTACAATGGAACCGGATATTTGCTGGATGATTACCAAGGGCATTACTGGGTGCTGGTCATCACATCGACTTATAACAGTTGCCGATGCTGTCACGGTCTTAGGCATGGAACACTGTGTTTTAGCCGTTcaaaattatatactatttaatgAGTATTAATACAGTCAGACTCTTGTCCTGTGATTTTGCAAGATTGACATCTCGGTTCAACCTAGCAATGActtctatataaaatcccCATGTATACTCCCGAAGCCGGGTATATGCGTGTTACCGGTCAACGGGCGGGGATGGCAACTCGGCGGCAACCTGGTTGGTCGAGGGGAGCTCATGATGAGCCCATGGCTTATTTTCAGCAGGAAAGGGACCGACTGTGGTAAttgtcggtggtgttgatTGCAGGAGCTTCTTCCGTTGACTCCGCTCGTATAAGGCCCATGCAATGGATACAAGGGCAATCACGCCCAGCGGCACCCCAACTCCTGCACCGATCGCAACGTCGTTGTTTGATGAGCCGGCATCCTGCGTGTCTTTGATATCTGAGCAGCTCGTGGTGTTTGtgtcgctgctgttgctgttgctgtcgctgtcgctgctgctgctgctgctgttgttggcgtCGGACGCTTTCACGTAGCCTTCCAATAGCGCCACCCCCGGCATGAATTTCCCCGATTCGATTGTAAAGGGCTCGCCTGAATCGCATGCTGGGAACTCTTCCTCGGGCCTGTTGACAATGGAGTTGCAGCAGTACAGGATGTCACTGGTCTCTGTGACATTGTATAGCACGATGGCAACTCCGGTCTCCATCTGTACATCGGCTGGGGAACATTAACCATTGTGAAGGGCTAGCGATCGGTGATTGGGAGACCTACTGCAATGCTGGGTGCA
This genomic interval from Aspergillus puulaauensis MK2 DNA, chromosome 7, nearly complete sequence contains the following:
- a CDS encoding uncharacterized protein (COG:S;~EggNog:ENOG410PY0R;~TransMembrane:1 (n12-25c33/34o242-265i);~antiSMASH:Cluster_7.2), giving the protein MALACRKAGLEALFLFLAGSSCLLLSSCSPLEALTSSGHTSKMPGRAPFPVRLVLLLYTALLVSQSTATCFFPSGDEAPDDVQCEPGDDSACCGKGAICLDNGLCLSQEQPFGISRGSCTDDKFETGKCTQHCTDVQMETGVAIVLYNVTETSDILYCCNSIVNRPEEEFPACDSGEPFTIESGKFMPGVALLEGYVKASDANNSSSSSSDSDSNSNSSDTNTTSCSDIKDTQDAGSSNNDVAIGAGVGVPLGVIALVSIAWALYERSQRKKLLQSTPPTITTVGPFPAENKPWAHHELPSTNQVAAELPSPPVDR